A single genomic interval of Pseudomonadota bacterium harbors:
- a CDS encoding RNA pyrophosphohydrolase, with protein MLLNRQRLVWVGERQDAPGAWQMPQGGIDAGESAAAAAMRELHEEVGTDKAEIIAESKAWLTYDLPRHLAKRSWSGRWRGQRQKWFLLRFTGEDRDVDVSRHHPPEFSSWRWVGIDALVGLAVSFKRPLYECVVEEFRHLATSFGSDREKA; from the coding sequence ATGCTGCTCAATCGCCAGAGGTTGGTCTGGGTCGGCGAGCGGCAGGATGCTCCCGGCGCCTGGCAGATGCCGCAAGGCGGCATCGATGCCGGCGAAAGCGCCGCGGCGGCGGCCATGCGCGAGCTCCACGAAGAGGTCGGAACCGACAAGGCGGAGATCATCGCCGAGAGCAAGGCGTGGCTCACCTACGATCTGCCGCGGCACCTGGCGAAACGCTCCTGGAGCGGCCGCTGGCGCGGGCAAAGGCAGAAGTGGTTCCTGCTCCGCTTTACCGGCGAGGACCGGGATGTCGACGTCAGCCGCCATCACCCGCCGGAGTTCTCATCCTGGCGCTGGGTCGGCATCGATGCGCTCGTCGGTCTCGCCGTCTCCTTCAAGCGGCCGCTCTATGAGTGCGTGGTCGAGGAGTTTCGGCACCTGGCGACGTCGTTTGGATCGGACCGGGAAAAAGCATGA
- the tenA gene encoding thiaminase II has product MSTGLFGALRAAAKEEWRRYVEHPFVAELGKGSLPERCFRHYLGQDYLFLIHFARAWALAVYKSSDLAEMRQALASLNGILEVEMGLHVQFCRGWGLSEAEMAALPEADATMAYTRYVLERGLAGDLLDLEVALAPCIIGYAEIGRRLRAEAGGSLAGNPYRAWIEMYAGKEYQAVAAAAEAELDRLWQARAGGGRLAPLTETFTRATRLEAAFWQMGWEA; this is encoded by the coding sequence ATGAGCACCGGACTCTTCGGCGCGCTGCGCGCTGCGGCCAAGGAGGAGTGGCGGCGCTATGTCGAGCATCCCTTCGTCGCCGAGCTCGGCAAGGGCAGCCTGCCGGAGCGCTGCTTTCGCCACTATCTGGGCCAGGACTATCTCTTCCTCATCCACTTCGCCCGCGCCTGGGCGCTCGCCGTCTACAAGAGCAGCGATCTGGCCGAGATGCGCCAGGCGCTTGCCAGCCTCAACGGCATCCTCGAGGTCGAGATGGGGCTGCATGTCCAATTCTGTCGCGGCTGGGGCCTGAGCGAGGCCGAGATGGCGGCCCTGCCCGAGGCCGACGCCACCATGGCCTACACCCGCTATGTCTTGGAGCGCGGGCTTGCCGGCGATCTGCTGGACCTCGAGGTGGCGCTGGCCCCCTGCATCATCGGCTATGCCGAGATCGGCCGGCGGCTCCGGGCGGAGGCGGGGGGGAGCCTCGCCGGCAATCCTTATCGGGCTTGGATCGAGATGTATGCCGGCAAGGAGTATCAGGCGGTGGCCGCCGCCGCCGAGGCGGAGCTGGACCGTCTTTGGCAAGCCCGCGCCGGCGGCGGCCGTCTGGCGCCGCTCACCGAGACCTTCACCCGGGCCACGCGCCTCGAGGCGGCCTTTTGGCAGATGGGCTGGGAAGCCTGA